TTTTCAGGCATTAAACTACTACTAATATCTCATGGATCAGATGTTTGTCCAAAAGCACCAACAACATAATTAAGTGTTCCGTTAGTCATTATCCGATTCTTTAAGTAAAAAATGTCATACGCTTGCCCAACAGCATCACCCATAAATGGAATAAATAGATTAGAAAAATAAACACTTTTACCAGTTGAATCAGTTTGTGTAATTGCTGGAATATATTTAGCAACGTATTCATCAATTTTGCTTGGCGGAATTAAATGTGTTAAATCATTTGCGGCATTTAAAGCTAATGATGAATAATAATATTCATGATCAATAACATCATTTAAATCACGTCGGGTTCCACTAACATTAATAATTCCTTTTAATTGTTCTTGATCAATTCCATTAAAAGTAACATTAAATTCTTTAATAGGCACTCATCACGGAACTACTTCACTTAAATCAAAAGTAACTTTTTTATTGCTATTTCCATAATATGAACTTTGCAAATAAACATTATCACGGCTGTCATTTCCTGCTTGATTAAAACCTGATGCTCCATAAGCTAAAAATAAATCATTTTGTTCTAATTTACTAACATCATAATCAAAACGAGTTGGAATGTATTGTCCTCCACTTGTAGTCGGTGTTGCTAACTTTATTGCATAGGTGTAATTACGTGAAGCGTTTGTTTTACTAATTGCATATTCAAATTTATTGTTAATACTTGTTGAAAACACAAGTGAAGATACAGTCATTGATGTCATTACAACAAGAACTAATAACTTTCAAATTGAACTAAAAGCAACAGCTACTCGAAATTTAGTAATAATTCCAAACTTACTTACAAGCGTTTTTGCAGCTTTAGCAATAATGTTTGGGTTATCTTGGGAGTCAGTTTTCATTGTATCAACTGTTTTTTTATTTAATACTCAATAACTAGTTAAGTAAATAACACCCATGAAAATTAATAAGCAAATACCAAAGGCAATTAAAATGCTAAAGATATTAATTGACAGTATTGATGTTGGCAACATTCAATAATTAGATAAAAGTTTTAAAACAAACCATTGTAATCCAAATCCAAGCGTTACCCCAGCAATTGCTCCAACTAGACTTGGAATTAAGGCAAACGGAAGTAATGAACCAGCAATAACTCACTTACTTAATCCATTAGCACGCATAATTCCTAAAATAGATTGATTAATTGTGATATAACGATTAATTACAATTGCACAAATCACTAAACTTAAGAGAATAATGAATAAGGTTAGTGTATATGAAACATAATTAATATCATTAATAAAACTTGGAATAAAAGCAATTCTAAAGGCACTAGCATTTAACACATTACTTGTGTCATTTGCAAAATAAGCTGCTTTAATCCCAGGAGAAAGAATCATTTCTTCTTTCGCTCAAGCGTTAATACTATCAAGGATCTTTTGTTGTTCTCGATTACTAATATCGTTAGTAAATTTGGCAACAATATAATCTTCGGTTTTATTTCCTCTAAATCCATCATACACCCGATTATATCCGGCATTATTAGTAAAGAAAATACATTCACTTTTTGGGTTGGGAGTTGTTCTAGTAATACTTACAATTGGATAAATAAAATCAGGTGTAATTCCGCTGCCAATAATAATAAAATTAGTATTTCCTCCAGGAGCAATAGTTTGATTATTGTGTTTACTAACATAACTATCAACAAAAGCCTGAATTTCTTGATAAGTTAATGTATTCATTCAATCAATAAATAACGTTCTTAGTTCAGTTATTTTTGGATGGTTTTGAATATAAGAATTAAATTGAGCATCAGATTTTAAATCATTAACTTGAGCTGTCAATTTATGGTTAGCTTCCATAAATTCAGGGTTAACATTAGTGAAATAAGCTGTCCAATTATCAATTTCGCAGTTACTTGGAACATCACCAAAGATTCAAGTAGCAGTAATTCGGTAATCTTTAACAAAAACTTCTTCATTACCAGCAAGTTCATCACTTAAAACTTTTTGCAATTGTTTTAAATTATCAACTCAATATTTTTGACGTTCTTTATTATCTAAACTTAAATTGCCCGGTAAAGCATCCAAATCAATCTTAATTTGATTTTGACTTGGTCAATTGGCTTTTTTTAATAAATGAACTTTTTCAAGATAGTGAATATCATATTTACATATACTGCTTGGTAAATAGCTTAATGTTCTACCTAGATCATAATGGTCATTTAATTCATAATTTAAAATATCAAAAGTAGCATCGGTTACTGAAAAATTGTTTCAATTGATGCCGTTGGTGTTATTATTAATATCAATGTTAACTAACTTATCAATTTGATCATCGATTGATGAATTAACACCTTTATAAAAAATTTTGTCTGATGAGTTACTGATTTCTAATGAATTAAAATCACGGAACATTAATCGATTACTATATTCACTTTTTAAGTGTTGGTCAAGTGGTGTATCTTTAGTCCCTGATATTTGATAAAGTTCATCAGCTGCATCTTTCAATTTATCACTAATAGTACTTGAACCACTCAAACCACCGGATTGAATTAGTTTATCAATTTCATTAAAAGATTTATCCGTTGTTTTATTGCTATTTTTACCATATGCCTTTTGCTCAGTTGTAATGTAATTGTATAAAGCTGTTGATTCATTTGTTTTTGCTGTTACTATATCAATAGTTGGAGCAAGAAAACGATCATATTTATTTCATTCAATAGGATCATTTATGACATCAAGAAAAAACTCTTTAATTGCTGTTTTTTTAGCGATATTATCAATGTCTAATAAATAATAACAGCGAAAAAGATAATTATTACCTGAAGTTCTCGCTGTAAAAAACGGAG
Above is a window of Candidatus Malacoplasma girerdii DNA encoding:
- a CDS encoding ABC-type antimicrobial peptide transport system permease; protein product: MWNLLKNAFRSLKKNKLSMVGLTFLVFLSTGIFTVLNSATTSINTEYHQISSEGNLHDITISQVYDNGVAKYSNLVEKQQDDNVGSEFYSYLYEQNHLVKTNDGLIAPFFTARTSGNNYLFRCYYLLDIDNIAKKTAIKEFFLDVINDPIEWNKYDRFLAPTIDIVTAKTNESTALYNYITTEQKAYGKNSNKTTDKSFNEIDKLIQSGGLSGSSTISDKLKDAADELYQISGTKDTPLDQHLKSEYSNRLMFRDFNSLEISNSSDKIFYKGVNSSIDDQIDKLVNIDINNNTNGINWNNFSVTDATFDILNYELNDHYDLGRTLSYLPSSICKYDIHYLEKVHLLKKANWPSQNQIKIDLDALPGNLSLDNKERQKYWVDNLKQLQKVLSDELAGNEEVFVKDYRITATWIFGDVPSNCEIDNWTAYFTNVNPEFMEANHKLTAQVNDLKSDAQFNSYIQNHPKITELRTLFIDWMNTLTYQEIQAFVDSYVSKHNNQTIAPGGNTNFIIIGSGITPDFIYPIVSITRTTPNPKSECIFFTNNAGYNRVYDGFRGNKTEDYIVAKFTNDISNREQQKILDSINAWAKEEMILSPGIKAAYFANDTSNVLNASAFRIAFIPSFINDINYVSYTLTLFIILLSLVICAIVINRYITINQSILGIMRANGLSKWVIAGSLLPFALIPSLVGAIAGVTLGFGLQWFVLKLLSNYWMLPTSILSINIFSILIAFGICLLIFMGVIYLTSYWVLNKKTVDTMKTDSQDNPNIIAKAAKTLVSKFGIITKFRVAVAFSSIWKLLVLVVMTSMTVSSLVFSTSINNKFEYAISKTNASRNYTYAIKLATPTTSGGQYIPTRFDYDVSKLEQNDLFLAYGASGFNQAGNDSRDNVYLQSSYYGNSNKKVTFDLSEVVPWWVPIKEFNVTFNGIDQEQLKGIINVSGTRRDLNDVIDHEYYYSSLALNAANDLTHLIPPSKIDEYVAKYIPAITQTDSTGKSVYFSNLFIPFMGDAVGQAYDIFYLKNRIMTNGTLNYVVGAFGQTSDPWDISSSLMPENVRTAAYKSSQEFFNYVGDALHNEQEKGSTKAILRERLIQGLGEDLSQVQNELVLNEKTGNYEVNDKTALGATFAVALNPEFIKLLTIAYSFGPSAVMDYPITYNTVPIKDDDETYTYLDVNEISSNSNSTIMGVKANSEHLSQYVNLFDTDGNNLINRITYTTTDLANKVDYPILVNAYAAHKYGLSEGSKITFKINNRADRIQHQIRVDNNEIDPDYTDTATFTVKGIFTTYEGEEYFIDQDLANYLLRLKSHLNDANQTGENVQPNNWYANEELSIGNNANIGYPHDKIGKNAKDGLINISNYQAIDHEQYQLTPYGFNGVFTKSNEGGALLAKSMMLYASSGLYLSNDKFNSNVAFNTLKFGANTYMAAKAAGLLNTTLGQEITSLYNTLIANPSDENQQALAAKANELAQLIVKYYGQQVYEALLTGANDKLSSNLVYTNISNTVNKVTKVVIGVIAVMVIIIIALVTNMIINDSKKLAAILKSLGYSDNQNAATYLSIYIPVIIIGLLISIGISHLMVNVYNAVIFGGIGIWINATVKWYYYLGALGIVLIVFTIAGTNGVLTLKRDKLIEMIK